In Arsenophonus sp. aPb, one DNA window encodes the following:
- the tus gene encoding DNA replication terminus site-binding protein: protein MKYDARYKLSKCFDLLKVELVDFLTELNSLSLTSAIVFKLPETKKGDENNDINQITISTLTGDTALDLALTNYNRLFIHDNPHHISNKTAIRLPGALCFHLSAQRYSVIKRQLETINKLKTKLKDIVTCESGIKKEQRFEFIHQQLHGLITLNAYRKINYIDSPDSINFGWANKKIVNKVTKVQILERLHKNYRSEKAMSAYTKQQWRHLVEKEIQDINSIPNDAILKIQRPVKVQPIARVWYANEKRQVQYACPLPLLSFSCDTKHVTKLGTLSDYDINNIKIKHKPKNKKLKLIIARLHLYQEI, encoded by the coding sequence ATGAAATATGATGCAAGATATAAATTATCAAAATGTTTTGATTTATTGAAAGTTGAATTAGTCGATTTTTTAACCGAACTTAATAGCTTATCTTTAACCTCTGCCATTGTATTTAAATTACCTGAGACCAAGAAAGGAGATGAAAATAATGATATTAATCAAATAACAATTAGCACTTTGACAGGAGATACAGCTTTAGACTTAGCATTGACAAACTATAATAGATTATTTATTCATGATAATCCGCACCACATTAGTAATAAAACCGCAATCAGGCTACCTGGGGCGTTATGTTTTCATCTTTCAGCACAACGTTATTCAGTTATAAAACGACAATTGGAAACAATTAATAAGTTAAAAACAAAATTAAAAGATATTGTCACTTGTGAATCAGGGATAAAAAAAGAACAACGTTTTGAATTTATTCACCAACAATTGCATGGATTAATTACCCTTAATGCCTATCGTAAAATAAATTATATCGACTCACCCGATAGCATAAATTTTGGCTGGGCTAATAAAAAGATCGTTAATAAAGTGACAAAAGTGCAAATACTTGAACGACTACATAAAAACTATCGATCTGAAAAAGCAATGTCGGCATATACTAAGCAACAATGGCGTCATTTAGTTGAAAAAGAGATCCAAGACATAAATAGCATTCCTAATGATGCCATATTAAAAATACAACGCCCGGTAAAAGTTCAGCCGATTGCTAGAGTTTGGTACGCAAATGAAAAACGACAAGTGCAATATGCTTGCCCTCTTCCACTTTTATCGTTCAGTTGTGATACAAAACATGTGACAAAATTAGGTACACTTTCTGACTATGATATTAATAATATAAAAATAAAACATAAACCAAAAAATAAAAAACTAAAATTAATTATTGCTCGATTACATCTTTATCAAGAGATTTAA
- the fumC gene encoding class II fumarate hydratase yields MSEYRIEKDSMGEIKVPADRLWGAQTQRSLEHFRISVEKMPVALIHALALTKKAAAEANTDLGLIAKDKANAIIAAADEVLADKHMAEFPLAIWQTGSGTQTNMNINEVLANRASEILGGKRGQQRLIHPNDDVNKSQSSNDVFPTAMHVAAVIALYQHLLPKLKELQTTFEQKSTAFHDIVKIGRTHLQDATPLTLGQEISGWAAMLAHNIRHIEESIPHLCELALGGTAVGTGLNTHPEYAVKVANKIATLSGLPFVTSPNKFEALATCDALVHAHGALKGLAASLMKIANDVRWLASGPRCGIGEIMIPENEPGSSIMPGKVNPTQCEALTMLCAQVMGNDVAINIGGASGNFELNVFRPMIIDNFLQSVRLLADGMLSFNDHCAKGIEPNRQRIDKLLHESLMLVTALNTHIGYDKAAEIAKKAHKEGLTLKQAALKLAYLTAEEFDSWVRPENMVGSMKK; encoded by the coding sequence ATGTCAGAATATCGCATTGAAAAAGACTCAATGGGTGAAATTAAAGTCCCAGCAGATAGGCTATGGGGCGCGCAAACTCAACGTTCGCTGGAGCATTTCCGTATCTCAGTGGAAAAAATGCCAGTTGCCTTGATCCATGCATTGGCATTAACTAAAAAAGCAGCAGCTGAAGCAAATACCGATTTAGGTTTGATAGCAAAGGATAAAGCTAATGCTATTATCGCCGCTGCTGATGAAGTCTTAGCGGATAAGCATATGGCTGAATTTCCATTAGCCATCTGGCAAACTGGCTCTGGTACGCAAACTAATATGAATATAAATGAAGTCTTAGCGAACAGAGCGAGTGAAATTTTAGGTGGAAAAAGGGGTCAGCAACGTTTAATTCACCCGAATGATGACGTAAATAAAAGTCAGAGTTCTAATGATGTATTTCCAACGGCAATGCATGTGGCCGCAGTTATTGCTTTATACCAACATCTGTTACCTAAATTAAAAGAACTACAAACTACTTTTGAGCAAAAATCTACCGCTTTTCATGATATTGTCAAAATTGGCCGCACGCATCTTCAAGATGCAACACCTTTAACTCTAGGCCAAGAAATATCGGGCTGGGCAGCCATGCTAGCTCATAATATTCGGCATATCGAAGAAAGTATTCCTCACCTTTGCGAATTAGCCTTGGGTGGAACCGCGGTTGGTACAGGTTTAAACACCCATCCTGAATATGCGGTTAAAGTCGCCAATAAAATTGCAACATTATCCGGTTTGCCGTTTGTCACTTCGCCTAATAAATTTGAAGCTTTAGCGACTTGTGATGCTTTAGTGCATGCCCATGGCGCTTTAAAAGGTTTAGCAGCTTCATTAATGAAAATCGCTAATGATGTAAGATGGTTAGCATCAGGTCCTCGTTGTGGTATTGGGGAAATTATGATCCCTGAAAATGAGCCTGGTAGTTCGATAATGCCAGGAAAAGTTAATCCGACCCAGTGTGAAGCATTAACTATGCTTTGTGCGCAAGTTATGGGTAATGATGTAGCTATTAATATTGGTGGTGCATCAGGTAATTTTGAACTTAATGTCTTTCGACCCATGATTATTGATAATTTTTTACAATCAGTGCGTTTATTAGCGGATGGCATGCTGAGTTTTAATGATCATTGTGCTAAGGGTATTGAGCCTAATCGTCAGCGTATAGACAAATTATTACACGAATCATTAATGCTAGTTACTGCACTAAATACCCATATTGGTTATGATAAAGCGGCTGAAATCGCCAAAAAAGCACATAAAGAAGGATTAACCCTTAAGCAAGCGGCATTAAAACTTGCTTATTTAACTGCAGAAGAGTTTGATAGTTGGGTGCGGCCTGAAAATATGGTAGGTAGTATGAAAAAGTAG